From the genome of Prevotella herbatica, one region includes:
- a CDS encoding LptF/LptG family permease translates to MFRIKKLDIFISKQFGVLFIGTFFICQFVLMMQFLWRYIDELIGKGLSMEILAQFFWYMGLMLVPQAMPLAILLSSLITFGNLGESSELTAIKAAGISLIQSFRSLIVLTVVISGISFYFQNNIGPTANMKIGQLLISMKQKSPEVEIPEGIFYDGIPNSNLYVQRKDVKTGMLYGVMIYRMTGSYEDQAIILADSAMLQATAEKKHLLLHLWSGEWFENMQTDAFGNSAAVPYRRETFTAKKIVLDFDGDFNMADATSLSNDARGKSLKKIFHDIDSLNITYDSIGNAYYKDEKMGMYFTPKINKRDSLAAIKAGMANNFNIDSTYSHLSASKKSQVVNDALAKTQAAVNDLDFKSMITKDGDKIINDHEIEAINKFTVALSCLIFFFIGAPLGAIIRKGGLGIPVIISVLVFIVYYILDNSGYRMARGGMWSVWFGKGLAPAVLTPIAVFVTYKANKDSVVFNIDLYKDVMRKLLGLRIKRHVFGKEVVIEDPNYTNDAMRLRAISNDVGDYSKAQKLVGMPNPINVFFKYHPDHEIKRISEEMEDVINDLSNTRDHYILSELNNYPVVSVKAHTRPFERKWMNIMSAVILPLGIFFYFRMFGFRMRLLRDLKTIKQTNDNIVRRISDMQTIK, encoded by the coding sequence ATGTTTCGAATAAAGAAATTAGACATATTTATCTCAAAGCAATTCGGAGTGCTTTTCATAGGCACATTCTTCATTTGCCAATTCGTGCTTATGATGCAGTTCCTTTGGAGATATATTGACGAACTTATCGGTAAAGGACTGTCGATGGAGATACTGGCACAGTTCTTCTGGTATATGGGACTGATGCTTGTTCCACAAGCCATGCCACTAGCAATACTACTGTCTTCATTAATCACTTTCGGTAACTTAGGTGAAAGCAGTGAGCTAACAGCAATAAAAGCAGCAGGAATATCTCTGATACAATCTTTCAGATCACTTATCGTTCTTACCGTTGTTATCAGCGGTATCTCTTTCTATTTTCAAAATAACATAGGACCTACCGCTAATATGAAAATAGGACAGCTGCTTATATCTATGAAGCAGAAAAGTCCTGAAGTTGAAATCCCAGAAGGTATATTCTATGACGGAATACCTAACAGCAACCTGTATGTTCAGAGAAAAGACGTCAAGACTGGTATGCTATATGGCGTGATGATATACCGAATGACAGGTAGTTACGAAGATCAAGCAATAATCCTAGCCGACTCGGCAATGCTACAAGCAACTGCTGAGAAAAAGCACTTGCTATTACACCTATGGAGTGGCGAATGGTTTGAGAATATGCAGACTGATGCGTTCGGAAACAGTGCAGCTGTGCCATACCGCAGGGAGACGTTCACGGCAAAAAAGATTGTACTTGATTTTGACGGCGACTTTAATATGGCTGATGCAACCAGTCTATCAAACGATGCCAGAGGAAAAAGCCTCAAGAAAATATTTCATGACATTGACTCGCTCAACATAACTTATGACAGCATAGGAAATGCATATTATAAGGACGAGAAAATGGGTATGTATTTTACGCCGAAGATTAATAAGCGTGACTCCTTAGCCGCTATAAAAGCAGGCATGGCAAACAACTTCAATATAGACTCTACATATAGTCATCTGTCGGCAAGCAAGAAGAGCCAAGTTGTGAACGACGCTTTAGCAAAAACACAAGCTGCCGTAAACGACCTTGACTTCAAGAGTATGATAACGAAAGACGGCGACAAGATTATTAATGACCACGAGATTGAGGCTATCAATAAGTTTACAGTAGCGTTATCCTGTCTGATATTCTTCTTCATCGGTGCCCCACTGGGAGCAATCATAAGGAAAGGAGGACTGGGAATACCGGTTATTATATCAGTACTTGTGTTTATCGTGTATTACATTCTTGACAACTCTGGATACAGAATGGCGCGCGGCGGTATGTGGTCTGTATGGTTTGGAAAGGGACTTGCTCCGGCTGTGCTAACGCCAATAGCAGTATTCGTGACTTACAAGGCTAATAAAGATTCCGTGGTATTCAACATCGACTTGTATAAAGACGTGATGAGGAAGCTGTTGGGACTTAGGATAAAGCGTCACGTATTCGGTAAGGAAGTTGTGATTGAAGACCCTAACTACACTAACGACGCAATGCGCCTTAGAGCAATAAGCAACGATGTGGGTGACTACTCAAAGGCACAAAAACTCGTCGGTATGCCTAATCCAATAAACGTATTCTTCAAGTATCATCCCGACCATGAGATAAAAAGAATAAGCGAAGAAATGGAAGACGTGATAAACGACTTGTCGAACACAAGAGATCACTACATATTGAGCGAACTGAACAACTATCCGGTAGTTTCAGTAAAAGCCCACACACGTCCGTTCGAGCGTAAATGGATGAACATTATGTCAGCGGTGATACTACCACTTGGTATATTCTTCTACTTCAGAATGTTTGGATTTAGAATGAGATTGTTGCGTGATCTGAAAACAATAAAACAGACCAACGACAACATCGTCAGAAGAATATCGGATATGCAAACAATAAAATAA